TGAATATGAAAAAGTAAGAATCCTGTGAACCGCGATTCATTTTCTGATATCCTTCAGGTTACCGGTATATCAAATACCGTTAGTCTGGAGCTATCATGGCTACGTTAACACACGACGTTGAAGAAACACAGGTAGTCACGAAACGGCGTACCACGACGAAGCCCACCTCGCAACCGCTGCCTGTTTACAAACTGATACTCCATAACGACGATTACAACACCTTCGGTTTTGTCATTCGCATTCTGGTTCAGGTAGTCCCCTGTTCGAGCATGAAGGCAACCTGGCTCGCGCTCAAGGCACATTGTTCAGGATGCTGCATCATATGGAGTGGCTGCCTGGAACTGGCTGAATTGAAAGCAGACCAGATCAAGACATTCGGTGCAGACCCGGAAGCTAGTAATCAGGAAAAGGTTCAACCGCTGCGAGTTACTATCGAGCCAGCATGAATTACACTGTTACCTTGAAAGCCCAGTCCCACGATTGCGGAAACTTCTTCAACGTTCTACCCTCTGCAAACTGATCCCAGGGCAACCCTGCTTTCCGAACCTGGATTTGGCGATACCCCGCCTTCTGCAGCCGATGTTCCACTTCCTCACGAAGCCACAGATGCTGGTGAATCTTGTCAAACGTAAAGGTTGCAGTGTTCAGATCGTAGCCATGCAGTTCCGCTTTGTTGGCTGCAAACTTCTGGGCATCCGGTAGGCTCATGCCTCGATCGAGCGCCAGATCGGTCAAGTGCATGATGTGATAGAACAGTCCTTCCAGCGAAGGTACGATGCCATACAAGTGCCCCTGCTTCCTCACTGCTTTCCGCATTGAAGCCAGAGCATTATCCAGTATCGAAACATCGGAACTGACCAGGCTGTTCATGCTCACAGCCAGGTCAACCTTCTGAGACAACTCATCCAGATGATCGAAGGGCAATTGATAAAAACTGATGTTCTTGAGTCCCTTGCACCGTCGCCTGGCTTCCTTGATCATCTCTTCCGAAAAATCAACGGCAATGACATGCTTGAACTGTGATGCAAGCCGTGGCAGGAATGGCCCGGTGCCACAGCCGAAATCGCCTACTACCAGAGATGATTTGCCCTGCATCCCTGAAATGGCGCGTAAAACAGGGTTATGTCCATCTTCCTGATAGGGATCGACAAACAGCTCATCATACTTCCGAGCTACCAGCCCCCAGGCACGCGACTGATCCATGATTGAAATCTAATTGAAGTTTATGGTGGCCATAAAAAAGCGAAGCCAGAAATCGGCTTCGCTTAAGTTAGTTTTACTAATCATAGCTTATTTCTTCATGACCAGGTTCTCAATGAAGAATTCCATCATGCGCTGCTGATTCACTGCTGTATGACCCAGATCAGGCCCGACCTGCACATCAAAGCTCTTGCCTGCTCGTTGAAGCGCCCTGATCAACTGCATGCTGTTATTGGGATGCACGTTGTCGTCCGCAGTGCCGTAGTAAATCATCAATCGGCCTTTCAGATTATTGACATAGGTCATGGCAGAACCTTCATCGTAACCCTTCTTGTTTTCCTGTGGCGTGTACAGGTACCGTTCCGTGTAGATTGTATCGTAGTGACGATAATCGGTCACTGGCGATGATGCACAGGCTGCCTGAAACACATCAGGATGGCGTAGTATACAGAGAATGGAGGCATAGCCACCATACGACGTGCCATGAATGCCAACGCGCTCCTTGTCAAGATACGGACGAGAATAAAGTGATTTCACTCCTGCAGCCTGATCATCGATTTCCGTTACACCCAGTTTCAGGTAAATGGAATCGAGGATTTTCTTGCCACGGTTGGCAGCACTGCGGGAATCCAGCGTTGCCACCAGGAAACCATACTCGGTGTAAGGGTGAGGTGTAATGAACCGTTCACCAGCACCATTGGTTTCCGGACCTGCATATACACTCACCAGCAATGGATACTTTTTGTTCGGATCAAAGTTGGATGGGAAATGGAGCAAACCATAGAGATCGGTTTCACCATCTGCTGCCTTGTATTTGATCAGCTCAACCGTTTTGAAACCTTTGGCAATGAAGGCGCTCATGTCATACTTGGTCAGTTCGGCCAAAACCTTGCCTTCATCATTGACCAGACGAGCCGATTCAGGCTGGTTGTGTGTCTGAATGGTATCAATGAAATGCTTGCCATCAGGTGCAATATCTACCGAATGGTTGAATGCTGGATCGGTCAGGCGAATATCACCTTTGCCATGCAGTCCCACACGATGCAATTGGAGCTTGTAAGGATTATCACCATCATGCGCCATGTAATAAAGTAATCCCTGCTTTTCATCTACTCGCACAATGTTATCCACATCATGCTGCAGGTTGGTCAGGGTGGCATGCAGCTTGCCACTCAAATCGTACAGATAAAAATTCTTGAAACCGGTACGGGATGATGTCCAGATAAACCGGTTGTTATCGCTCAGGTATCGCTTCTTGGGCAGATTCTCTGTCCAGCTAGGCAACCATTCTTCGCGTACTATCACTCGACAGGAACCCGTTTCGCTAGCAGCACAGAATTCCATGATGTTCTGTCGGCGGTTGGTGCGATTGAACAGCAGTTCCTTGCCACCGTTGGGCGACCAGGCGATGTTGTAGACGTAGTAACCAATGGCACTGTCCTCAAACGGCTGTCCGCTGCGTACATCAACCTTGGTTGATTGCTTGGTTGCTACATCGTAGATGAAAAGATCGACCACAGGATTATCCGTACCAGCCTTGGGATATGGCTCGGTATCCATGGTACCCTGAACTTTGGTTTGGTTCATCTGAAGATAGTAATCTTTGACTTTGCTTTCATCGAAACGGTAGTACGCCAGTTTGCTGCCATCAGGCGACCACCACATGGCAGTATTCTGATAGAGTTCCTCACCATATACCCAACTGGCAGTACCGTATTTGATGCGATCTTTTTCGCTGCCATCCGTTGTTACCGGCGTTTCATTGCCTCCGTCTGCGTCAGCAATGTACAGATTCCGGTTCTTGTAAACGGCTTTAACCTTGCCACCAGGCGCTATCATTTCTGTTGCCTGACGACCACGTGCTACTCCAATTTGTGGTGCGGCAGCATCGTTGTTGCGACGACGCCCTTTAACTGGTGCGGCTTCGGTTACTTTTTCTGATTTAGTACCAGGTTTAACCTCCTCTGCTTTCTGCGTTGCAATATCGAAACGGTATCGTTTGCCATCCTTGCTGTACTCAAAGGCTTTGCCTTCGTCTTTCCATGACACAATCAGAGCGCCACGTTTGACCGTGCCAGCCGCCTGGCCCTGCATCTTTTGATAATTTTCGTAGCCAGGCATCGTTTTGAGACGATCTTGAGCCGCCATGGGCGAACCAATCAAAATTCCCATCACCAAAGCTGTTGCGTTCAACACCCTACGAAATCGCATGGTCTTCTCCTATCTACTTGCTACTGGCTACTAACTACTCGCTACTTAAAGCATCATATCTTGAGGAACAGCTTTCGCCGATACATCCAATACAGGATTAACCAAAGTATCAGCAGGATAGCGAATCCCATGAAAAGTTCTTCATAACGTTCGCCGAAGATGCGGAAGAAGCCTTTCCCGAAGTGGGTATACAGAGAGGTTCGAATGAACCCATCAATCAAGTGCGACAGACAATAAATCGCAATCGAATTCACACCAAATACCATCAATGGAAAAAAGAGCTTCTTCAGTGGCAAAACGTCCACCAGCAGCATGAATATCGGCAGCATGACATAGCACCAGCCTCCGCTGTAGAAAACCCAGGTAGGCGTCCAGATGCGTTTGACATTGGGGCAGATATCGAATTCATGCAGAAAGTAGCCAATGGCAATTCCCGCTACCCCCATAACCAGGCACAAACCGATCTGTTTCCATTTCTCCCATGGCTGCTGCAACAAGTGGCCTGCCATCAAACCCAGAATCATGGTTGCCAGTGTCGGTATAAAACTGAGCGTCAGATACCCGCCACTATTGGCTGTAAAGGGAGCTTTGCGTGGAAAGAGATTCAGAAACCAGGTGTCGAATGCCCATCCCAGATTGGCATTCTTCTGCCAGTGCGAAATGAAATCCGGCCCAGCGGCAGGGTATAGAGTCCACGCCCCCCAATAGCCAATAACGATTGCAAAAAAGGCCAGCACCGCAACCCAGGTCTTCTGCCAGCCTAGCAGATAAAGGAAAAAGTAGCCCAGACCAATCTGCGTCAAAGTGTCTTCAAACGTCCAGTTGGTCATGGAGGAGTGCGTTGATCGCAGAAAAACTCCAAGAAGAATCAGAATCAGCGACCGCCACATTGCATGCAGCGTCATTTTGAGAAACGAATCGCCTCGTGATAACCGATTAGCCAACGAAAACGGTAATGCCACGCCTACCAGAAAGCTGAAGCTGGGCTGAATCATGTCATGCAGTGAACAACCCACCCATTCGACATGGGTGGTATGAAACTTAATCGCCTGCCATACGGGATTATCAGGAAACTTCGAGGCCAGCTTCGCGAGTTCCAGCACTTCTGCGACCATGAGGAACATGACGAAGCCGCGATAGACATCAACCGATGCCAAACGCACGATTGATGGCTGAAGCACAGGTACTTCTTGGTTCTGCAGCATCATGTCACCGATCCTTCTCGCAGTTGCGATCCACCGATCTGGTCATCTTCATCATATCTTTTTGCTGACAAGCCCTCAGAAGTCGCTACAGTGTCACTGAACGATCTCTTTGAACAAGGATTCCACAATGTTCAGCCGTACCCTGCTGACACTTACATGGTCTACCCTCTCTCTGCTGACATTGCAAGCAATTCAACCCCCGAAAGACGGAGAACCTGTGCAATGGCCAGGCGCCAAGATGGGCGGCGGGGTGCTGCTCCCCAACGGCTGGTCGCTCAAACCGGTCGGGAGACAGACCGCCCTGGGCGACTTTCCAGTCAACATCGCCCTGCATCCGTCCGGCAAGTACCTGGCTATTCTGCATGCGGGCTATGGAGATCATGAGATCATCATCGTTGATGCCAAATCGGCCAAGAAACTCTGCCGAGTCATCATCGATCAGACGTTCTATGGCCTCGTGTTTTCTCCGGATGGCAAACGATTGTACGCATCTGGAGGTGAGTTTGAAGTTGTCAATGCCTACGAGTTCGATGACGGCCTGTTGAGCAAGCATCAGCAGATACCAATTGCCAAGATAACCGATAAGTTCATGCCCAGCGGCCTGGCGGTCAATCATGCGGGTGATCGGCTCTACGTGGCCGGCCTCCTTGGCAATCAACTCGTCACGGTTTCATTGAGCAACCATGATGAAAAAAAGGTTATTAAATTGGGAGACGCCAGCTTCCCTTACGGCGTGTTGCTCAGCCCCGATCAAAAAACTCTCTTCGTCAGTAAGTGGGGCAAGAGCGAAGTGGCTGTCATTGATGTCGCCGATTACAAAGTAGTAGAAACGCTTAAGACCGTGGATCACCCTACCGAAATGGCCATCACCCCTGATGGCAAACGCCTGTTTGTCGCCTGTGCCAATTCGACACAAGTCACCGTTCATGATCTGGTCGCGAAGAAGACTCTGGAAACCATCTCAGCAACACTCTACCCCATGCCCAAAGTGGGCAATACGCCCAACAGTGTGTCGATGACGCCTGACGGACAGTTGCTCTTTGTCGCCAATGCCGATGCCAACAACATTGCTGTGTTCAACATCGCGGAAGCCAGAGAGACCAAACCGCTCGGCTTCATCCCAGTGGGCTGGTATCCTACTTCGGTGCGGTACAATCCAGCTGATAAGAAAGTCTATGTTGCCAACGGTAAAGGCGGTTCATCGTTCGCAAATCCTCAGGGCCCCATGCCATTGCCAGGAAAGGATACTCGCAGCCCCACGACACAGTACATTGGCGGATTGATGCGGGGTACACTATCGACGTTCGACCTGCCCACACCTGTAAAGATGGGTGACTACACCAAGAGCGCGTTCGCTTGCAGCCCGTTTAAGGGAGAAGTAGTTAATCAACCCATCGAGAATAATCCGATCCCTGCGAAAGTCGGCGACCCCAGCCCGATCAAGTACTGCATCTATGTCATCAAAGAGAATCGCACCTACGATCAGATCTTTGGCGATATGGCTCCACGCAAGGGCAACGGCGAACCCAGCCTGTGCCTGTTCCCGGAGAAGGTGACTCCCAATCATCACAAGCTGGCTGACACGTTTGTACTTCTCGACAATTTCTATGTCGAAAGTGAAGTCTCAGCTGATGGGCATGAATGGTCGATGGCAGCCTACGCTACCGATTATGTCGAGAAGCTCTGGCCGCTGAACTATCGTGGCAGCCCCCAAAAGAAGATTGGCTACCCGGCTGAAGGAGAGAATATTCAAATAGCGCCTTCTGCCGGCGGGTATATCTGGGACCGGTGCAAAGAAGCAGGCGTCAGTTACCGCAGCTATGGTGAATTCGTGGACAACGGTGCAACGCCCAACGATCCATGCACCACCAAGTTCAAAAACCTCGAAGGCCACTTCGATCCCTGGTTTCGCAGCTACGATCTCGAGTACACGGATCAGAAGCGGGCGGATCGCTTCATCAGTGAGTTGCAGCGATTCGAGAAGGAAGGCGAGATGCCACGCTTTCAGATCCTGCGATTGCCCAACGATCACACCTCAGGCACACGAGTGGGCAAGCCAACCCCGACAGCCATGGTGGCGGACAAT
The Planctomycetia bacterium genome window above contains:
- a CDS encoding ATP-dependent Clp protease adaptor ClpS, with amino-acid sequence MATLTHDVEETQVVTKRRTTTKPTSQPLPVYKLILHNDDYNTFGFVIRILVQVVPCSSMKATWLALKAHCSGCCIIWSGCLELAELKADQIKTFGADPEASNQEKVQPLRVTIEPA
- a CDS encoding methyltransferase domain-containing protein, coding for MDQSRAWGLVARKYDELFVDPYQEDGHNPVLRAISGMQGKSSLVVGDFGCGTGPFLPRLASQFKHVIAVDFSEEMIKEARRRCKGLKNISFYQLPFDHLDELSQKVDLAVSMNSLVSSDVSILDNALASMRKAVRKQGHLYGIVPSLEGLFYHIMHLTDLALDRGMSLPDAQKFAANKAELHGYDLNTATFTFDKIHQHLWLREEVEHRLQKAGYRQIQVRKAGLPWDQFAEGRTLKKFPQSWDWAFKVTV
- a CDS encoding DPP IV N-terminal domain-containing protein is translated as MRFRRVLNATALVMGILIGSPMAAQDRLKTMPGYENYQKMQGQAAGTVKRGALIVSWKDEGKAFEYSKDGKRYRFDIATQKAEEVKPGTKSEKVTEAAPVKGRRRNNDAAAPQIGVARGRQATEMIAPGGKVKAVYKNRNLYIADADGGNETPVTTDGSEKDRIKYGTASWVYGEELYQNTAMWWSPDGSKLAYYRFDESKVKDYYLQMNQTKVQGTMDTEPYPKAGTDNPVVDLFIYDVATKQSTKVDVRSGQPFEDSAIGYYVYNIAWSPNGGKELLFNRTNRRQNIMEFCAASETGSCRVIVREEWLPSWTENLPKKRYLSDNNRFIWTSSRTGFKNFYLYDLSGKLHATLTNLQHDVDNIVRVDEKQGLLYYMAHDGDNPYKLQLHRVGLHGKGDIRLTDPAFNHSVDIAPDGKHFIDTIQTHNQPESARLVNDEGKVLAELTKYDMSAFIAKGFKTVELIKYKAADGETDLYGLLHFPSNFDPNKKYPLLVSVYAGPETNGAGERFITPHPYTEYGFLVATLDSRSAANRGKKILDSIYLKLGVTEIDDQAAGVKSLYSRPYLDKERVGIHGTSYGGYASILCILRHPDVFQAACASSPVTDYRHYDTIYTERYLYTPQENKKGYDEGSAMTYVNNLKGRLMIYYGTADDNVHPNNSMQLIRALQRAGKSFDVQVGPDLGHTAVNQQRMMEFFIENLVMKK
- a CDS encoding DUF5009 domain-containing protein — its product is MFLMVAEVLELAKLASKFPDNPVWQAIKFHTTHVEWVGCSLHDMIQPSFSFLVGVALPFSLANRLSRGDSFLKMTLHAMWRSLILILLGVFLRSTHSSMTNWTFEDTLTQIGLGYFFLYLLGWQKTWVAVLAFFAIVIGYWGAWTLYPAAGPDFISHWQKNANLGWAFDTWFLNLFPRKAPFTANSGGYLTLSFIPTLATMILGLMAGHLLQQPWEKWKQIGLCLVMGVAGIAIGYFLHEFDICPNVKRIWTPTWVFYSGGWCYVMLPIFMLLVDVLPLKKLFFPLMVFGVNSIAIYCLSHLIDGFIRTSLYTHFGKGFFRIFGERYEELFMGFAILLILWLILYWMYRRKLFLKI
- a CDS encoding beta-propeller fold lactonase family protein; protein product: MFSRTLLTLTWSTLSLLTLQAIQPPKDGEPVQWPGAKMGGGVLLPNGWSLKPVGRQTALGDFPVNIALHPSGKYLAILHAGYGDHEIIIVDAKSAKKLCRVIIDQTFYGLVFSPDGKRLYASGGEFEVVNAYEFDDGLLSKHQQIPIAKITDKFMPSGLAVNHAGDRLYVAGLLGNQLVTVSLSNHDEKKVIKLGDASFPYGVLLSPDQKTLFVSKWGKSEVAVIDVADYKVVETLKTVDHPTEMAITPDGKRLFVACANSTQVTVHDLVAKKTLETISATLYPMPKVGNTPNSVSMTPDGQLLFVANADANNIAVFNIAEARETKPLGFIPVGWYPTSVRYNPADKKVYVANGKGGSSFANPQGPMPLPGKDTRSPTTQYIGGLMRGTLSTFDLPTPVKMGDYTKSAFACSPFKGEVVNQPIENNPIPAKVGDPSPIKYCIYVIKENRTYDQIFGDMAPRKGNGEPSLCLFPEKVTPNHHKLADTFVLLDNFYVESEVSADGHEWSMAAYATDYVEKLWPLNYRGSPQKKIGYPAEGENIQIAPSAGGYIWDRCKEAGVSYRSYGEFVDNGATPNDPCTTKFKNLEGHFDPWFRSYDLEYTDQKRADRFISELQRFEKEGEMPRFQILRLPNDHTSGTRVGKPTPTAMVADNDLALGRCVEAISKSKFWKETAIFVVEDDAQNGSDHVDAHRCVALVISPYTKRSHVDSTLYSTASMLRTMELILGLKPMSQFDAAARPMYHSFTMKADFSPYIHLPSNVDLNEKNRPDAFGVALSEKLNLAREDQADDLLFNEIIWKAVKGKESLMPPPVRAAFVIPKE